A window of the Streptomyces sp. NBC_00454 genome harbors these coding sequences:
- a CDS encoding lactate utilization protein C, with protein sequence MNDRESVLSAVRAALAGVPGSEDPDDIPLPDNPRADHAGPDVIGLFAERAAEYRATVVRVPAAGVAAAVGRALARTGARSLVVPPGFPEDLLPEGPWTRLEDAPPLTVGQLDGADAVVTTVAVAIAVTGTVTLDHGPGQGRRVLTLLPDQHVCVVRADQIVPDVPDALSRLDPCRPLTLISGPSATSDIELDRVEGVHGPRTLDIVLVVDA encoded by the coding sequence ATGAACGACCGCGAGAGCGTACTGAGCGCGGTGCGGGCAGCCCTGGCCGGGGTGCCCGGATCGGAGGACCCCGACGACATACCGCTCCCGGACAACCCGCGCGCCGACCACGCGGGACCGGACGTCATCGGGCTCTTCGCCGAACGCGCCGCCGAATACCGCGCCACGGTGGTCCGGGTTCCCGCTGCCGGTGTGGCGGCGGCCGTCGGGCGCGCGCTGGCCCGCACCGGGGCCCGGTCCCTGGTGGTGCCGCCCGGGTTTCCCGAGGACCTGCTCCCGGAAGGGCCCTGGACGCGGCTGGAAGACGCTCCGCCGCTGACCGTGGGGCAACTCGACGGGGCGGACGCCGTGGTCACCACCGTCGCCGTCGCGATCGCCGTCACCGGCACCGTGACCCTCGACCACGGACCCGGCCAGGGGCGCAGGGTCCTCACCTTGCTGCCGGACCAGCACGTCTGCGTGGTCCGGGCGGACCAGATCGTGCCCGACGTCCCCGACGCGCTGAGCCGGCTCGACCCCTGCCGGCCGCTCACGCTCATCTCGGGCCCCTCGGCCACCAGCGACATCGAGCTGGACCGTGTCGAGGGCGTGCACGGGCCCAGGACGCTGGACATCGTCCTGGTCGTGGACGCATAG
- a CDS encoding alpha-L-fucosidase, which translates to MSSSPLSRRSLIKAAALAGGAVAFGLPQVVWPATAQAYGVPSKLDWWYQARFGMFIHFGSYSYRGHGEWAFSSENWNKADYQAQVTTPFNPASFNAANIAELAKNAGMKYLVITAKHHEGYAMWDSNVAGFTDTTGTKQYNLHDYKGFQPDLLAQLKTECEKRGVKFGLYYSILDWSHPSQTINRSTLFSDMSSQAARTAYINDMKAQLQELLDRYDPAVLWFDGDWCANPAAPTLTDWWTKADGEDLYRWLMARKPGLVVNERVKRDLGLGDFACPEQTVPVTPLDRPWETCATMNGQWGYTDWAENNYRPVKDIVQEMVTVVSRDGNYLLNIGPKGDGTVTAGATTVLTGLASWMATHADSIHGTSGSPFAVEPSWGRITKKDGKLFAHVFTWPTGGTLQVPAVQNTISRVYLMSNPSVSLAYTVSGGQINVSVPATAPNANDSVVCVEVSGMPAVLAGGVYRLVSAQNGKALDNANTTTEGGQVAQWAPNGGTPQQWTVTDLGHGYYKLVCVRSGKALDDNGSTSDGTVLVQRTDGGGQGQQWAVAALGGGAFRLTNRHSGKVLDNGYASGDAIPVIQWSSNGGPAQNWNLTKIG; encoded by the coding sequence ATGTCCTCCTCCCCCCTCAGCCGACGCTCCCTGATCAAGGCCGCCGCCCTCGCCGGCGGCGCCGTGGCGTTCGGTCTCCCACAGGTCGTGTGGCCCGCCACCGCCCAGGCGTACGGCGTCCCCTCGAAGCTGGACTGGTGGTACCAGGCCAGGTTCGGCATGTTCATCCACTTCGGGTCCTACTCCTACCGCGGCCACGGCGAGTGGGCGTTCTCCAGCGAGAACTGGAACAAGGCCGACTACCAGGCCCAGGTGACCACCCCGTTCAACCCGGCGAGCTTCAACGCCGCGAACATCGCCGAACTGGCCAAGAACGCCGGCATGAAGTACCTCGTGATCACCGCCAAGCACCACGAGGGCTATGCGATGTGGGACTCCAACGTCGCGGGCTTCACCGACACCACCGGCACCAAGCAGTACAACCTGCACGACTACAAGGGCTTCCAGCCCGACCTGCTGGCCCAGCTGAAGACCGAGTGCGAGAAGCGGGGCGTCAAGTTCGGGCTCTACTACTCGATCCTGGACTGGAGCCACCCCTCCCAGACCATCAACCGGAGCACCCTCTTCTCCGACATGTCCTCGCAGGCCGCCCGCACCGCCTATATCAACGACATGAAGGCCCAGCTGCAGGAACTGCTCGACCGCTACGACCCGGCGGTCCTGTGGTTCGACGGCGACTGGTGCGCCAACCCGGCCGCCCCCACGCTCACCGACTGGTGGACCAAGGCCGACGGCGAGGACCTCTACAGGTGGCTGATGGCCCGCAAGCCCGGACTCGTCGTGAACGAACGCGTCAAGCGCGACCTCGGCCTGGGGGACTTCGCCTGCCCGGAGCAGACCGTGCCCGTCACGCCGCTGGACCGGCCGTGGGAGACCTGTGCCACGATGAACGGCCAGTGGGGCTACACCGACTGGGCCGAGAACAACTACAGGCCGGTGAAGGACATCGTCCAGGAGATGGTCACGGTCGTCTCCCGGGACGGCAACTACCTGCTCAACATCGGCCCCAAGGGCGACGGCACCGTGACCGCCGGAGCGACGACGGTACTGACCGGGCTGGCTTCCTGGATGGCCACCCACGCCGACAGCATCCACGGGACCAGCGGCAGCCCCTTCGCCGTCGAGCCGTCGTGGGGCAGGATCACCAAGAAGGACGGCAAGCTCTTCGCCCACGTCTTCACATGGCCGACGGGCGGCACCCTGCAGGTCCCGGCGGTCCAGAACACCATCAGCCGCGTCTACTTGATGAGCAATCCCTCGGTTTCGCTCGCCTACACGGTCAGCGGCGGCCAGATCAACGTCAGCGTGCCGGCCACGGCGCCCAACGCGAACGACTCCGTGGTCTGCGTGGAGGTCAGCGGCATGCCGGCGGTCCTCGCGGGCGGCGTCTACCGGCTGGTCAGCGCGCAGAACGGCAAGGCCCTCGACAACGCCAACACCACCACCGAGGGCGGCCAGGTCGCCCAGTGGGCCCCCAACGGCGGCACTCCCCAGCAGTGGACGGTCACCGACCTGGGCCACGGCTACTACAAGCTGGTCTGTGTCCGCAGCGGAAAGGCCCTCGACGACAACGGCAGCACCTCCGACGGCACGGTGCTGGTCCAGCGCACCGACGGCGGCGGTCAGGGCCAGCAGTGGGCGGTCGCCGCGCTGGGCGGGGGTGCGTTCCGGCTCACCAACCGGCACAGCGGAAAGGTCCTGGACAACGGCTACGCGAGCGGGGACGCAATCCCGGTCATCCAGTGGTCCTCCAACGGCGGCCCCGCGCAGAACTGGAACCTGACCAAGATCGGCTGA